One genomic segment of Aphelocoma coerulescens isolate FSJ_1873_10779 unplaced genomic scaffold, UR_Acoe_1.0 HiC_scaffold_75, whole genome shotgun sequence includes these proteins:
- the LOC138102421 gene encoding uncharacterized protein — protein MGVLPRDLRLPSRHRGALSSLDLSGLRLQPLLVRHLRGFSSSSIRPHLGNDKSWFGGKKQGGTKAASAPPLAPSASKEEAKEEEDSSELPAVLGDDGELPSVPGDEGKHPTVWEYNSEAPVVWDEDGGHHPVWDEDSEAPVPWDKDDGNLPAWDENRGHRGTWEEDGAILPAWEEDGKRAVAWKEDLEPAEFWEEDGDPPSAWEEDTEPPSAAGSWAERSDSSTALQPEGREEWCLMQLSTSAVLLCARAGTVSVGEPAEKYLELEQVGQGAFGTVYKGLDRATGGEVAIKKMSLRGQNGERAVNEILVLKDKKNPNIVSSLDSFLVDEDLWLVMEYMDGGTLQDIVRHTRMAEGEMAAVSQECLQGLDFLHSNRVIHRDLKSSNILLATDGSVKLADFGLCAQLSPEQEQCSSMVGTAHWMAPEVVTSSPYGPKVDIWSLGIVTIEMVEGEPPYFEHTAAMARCLIRQNGTPQLQEPRRLSALLRDFLECSLEPDEEWRWSAQELLQVDAKRLQGKEQREGGVFSTIPVTPRYSQNYASNCNMTLSLPPLPFPGSFCPPPPKAAPPPPKMLAGIGGFVLGFVFLALGLGFYLRKQLHEWLELPSNVVMVLERPERCQDLLRFIRARGFLCEEVARHLFRQVLEAFGWYYGEAATVWSLGIVLHQMSARISSDGVYPCSPRKGPH, from the exons ggcacaaaagcagcatcagctcctcctctggctccctctgcttccaaagaggaggccaaagaggaggaagacagcagtgaacttCCCGCTGTTCTGGGGGATGATGGTGAACTTCCCTCTGTCCCGGGAGATGAGGGCAAACATCCCACGGTTTGGGAATACAACAGTGAAGCTCCTGTGGTGTGGGACGAGGATGGTGGACATCACCCGGTGTGGGACGAGGACAGCGAGGCTCCAGTGCCATGGGACAAGGACGACGGAAATCTCCCAGCGTGGGATGAGAACAGAGGACATCGTGGGACTTGGGAAGAGGATGGTGCAATTCTCCCGGCATGGGAAGAGGACGGCAAACGTGCCGTGGCTTGGAAAGAAGACCTGGAACCTGCTGAATTTTGGGAAGAGGACGGGGATCCTCCCTCTGCTTGGGAAGAGGACActgaacctccctctgctgcgggatcctgggctgaacgttctgacagcagcacagccctgcagccagagggcagagaggagtggtgcctgatgcagctgagtacgtctgctgtgctgctgtgtgccagagcagg caCCGTGAGCGTGGGGGAGCCTGCCGAGAAATACCtggaactggagcaggttggccaAGG ggctTTCGGAACCGTTTATAAAGGACTCGACAGGGCCACTGGAGGAGAG gtggccataaagaaaatgagtctcAGAGGGCAGAACGGGGAACGAGCTGTGAATGAGATcctggtcctgaaggacaagaagaaccCCAACATTGTCAGCTCTTTGGACAG cttccttgttgatgaagatctctggctggtgatggaataCATGGATGGAGGAACTTTGCAGGACATTGTCAGACACACACGCATGGCTGaaggagagatggcagctgtcagtcaggag tgtctgcagggcctggatttcctccactcaaaccgggtgatccacagagatctgaagagctccaacatccttctggcaacggacggctctgtcaagctgg ctgattttggcctctgcgctcagctcagccctgagcaggagcagtgcagctccatggtgggcactgctcactggatggccccagaggttgtgaccagttctccttatggccccaaggtggacatctggtccttgggcattgtgaccatcgagatggtggaaggagaacCTCCTTACTTCGAGCACACGGCGGCCATG GCTCGCTGTCTGATCCGGCAGAACgggaccccgcagctgcaggagcccaggcgcctgtcggctctgctgcgggacttcctggagtgcagcctggagccggACGAGGAGtggcgctggtctgcccaggagctgctgcaggtggatgcgAAGCGGCTGCAGGGGAAAGAGCAGCGCGAGGGAGGGGTTTTCTC tactatcccagtcactcccagatactcccagaACTATGCCAGTAACTGCAACatgaccctgtcactccca CCGCTGCCATTTCCTGGATCCTTCTGCCCTCCaccccccaaagctgcccccccgccccccaagatgctggcggggatcgggggcttcgtgttgggctttgtcttcctggcgctggggctcggcttctacctgcgcAAGCAG ctccacgagtggctggagctccccagcaacgtggtgatggtgctggagcgcccggagcggtgTCAGGACCTCCTTCGCTTCATtcgggcacggggcttcctgtgcgaggaggtggcgcggcacctgttccgccaggtgctggaggcc TTCGGCTGGTactacggcgaggcagcgaccgtctggtccctgggcatcgtgctgcaccagatg AGTGCCAGAATCTCATCCGACGGTGTTTATCcgtgctctcctcggaaaggccctcattag